Proteins from a genomic interval of Microbacterium imperiale:
- a CDS encoding sulfurtransferase has product MASILTTAADLQTALAAGSYPDGGPVRVLDVRWRLDRPDGRPAFLAGHIPGARYADLDAQLAEHGDPGAGRHPLPSPERLQAAVRDWGIDAGDTVVVYDDVNNLSSARAWWVLRDAGIADVRVLDGALAAWIDAGFALEQGEPDAARPGSAVVSPGTLPVLDIDEVLDHARTGLLLDARAGERFRGEVEAIDPRAGHIPGAVSAPTTDNLDETGRFRRAQELRARFAALGAEPGGAVGVYCGSGVTAAHEAVALTVAGYEPVLYPGSWSQWSQHPDRPLATGA; this is encoded by the coding sequence ATGGCCTCGATCCTCACCACCGCCGCCGACCTGCAGACCGCGCTCGCCGCAGGAAGCTACCCGGACGGCGGACCCGTCCGGGTGCTCGACGTCCGCTGGCGGCTCGACCGCCCCGACGGGCGGCCGGCTTTCCTCGCCGGTCACATCCCCGGAGCGCGCTACGCCGACCTCGACGCGCAGCTGGCCGAGCACGGCGACCCGGGCGCCGGGCGGCATCCGCTTCCCTCGCCCGAACGGCTGCAGGCCGCGGTGCGCGATTGGGGCATCGACGCGGGCGACACCGTCGTGGTCTACGACGACGTGAACAACCTCTCGAGCGCCCGGGCGTGGTGGGTGCTGCGGGATGCCGGAATCGCCGACGTCCGCGTCCTCGACGGCGCCCTCGCGGCGTGGATCGACGCCGGATTCGCGCTCGAGCAGGGCGAACCGGATGCCGCTCGTCCAGGGTCCGCGGTCGTCTCGCCCGGGACGCTGCCCGTGCTCGACATCGATGAGGTGCTCGACCACGCACGCACCGGGCTGCTGCTGGACGCGCGGGCGGGCGAGCGTTTCCGCGGTGAGGTCGAGGCGATCGACCCGCGCGCGGGCCACATCCCCGGCGCCGTCTCGGCGCCCACCACCGACAACCTGGATGAGACCGGACGGTTCCGTCGCGCCCAAGAACTGCGCGCCCGCTTCGCCGCCCTGGGCGCGGAGCCCGGCGGCGCCGTCGGGGTCTACTGCGGATCGGGCGTCACCGCGGCGCACGAGGCCGTCGCCCTCACCGTCGCGGGGTACGAGCCGGTGCTCTACCCGGGCTCGTGGAGTCAGTGGTCGCAGCATCCCGACCGGCCCCTCGCGACCGGCGCCTGA
- a CDS encoding Fe-S protein has translation METLRGIVLVVHLIGFAVLFGAWAVEALGARRITRIMSWGLLVAGVAGLALAAPWGTDHDLNYTKIAVKLIVLLVIGALLGVGSARQKRSQALPAAIFWVIGAATVANVAIAVLWR, from the coding sequence ATGGAAACACTGCGCGGAATCGTCCTGGTCGTCCACCTCATCGGCTTCGCGGTGCTGTTCGGCGCCTGGGCAGTTGAAGCCCTCGGCGCCCGTCGCATCACCCGGATCATGAGCTGGGGTCTCCTCGTCGCGGGCGTCGCCGGCCTCGCCCTCGCCGCACCGTGGGGCACCGATCACGACCTGAACTACACGAAGATCGCCGTCAAGCTCATCGTGCTGCTGGTCATCGGGGCTCTGCTCGGCGTCGGGTCGGCCCGGCAGAAGCGCTCGCAGGCACTGCCCGCTGCGATCTTCTGGGTCATCGGAGCGGCGACCGTCGCGAACGTCGCCATCGCCGTCCTCTGGCGCTGA
- a CDS encoding MFS transporter, which translates to MSSATAAPTAPANPRSRVITASLVGTTIEFYDFYVYATAAVLVFPILFFPSDDDTASLLASFAVFGAAMIARPIGAVVFGHFGDKFGRKATLVASLLTMGIATVLIGCLPTFNDIGWWAALLLLVLRLAQGFALGGEWSGAALVATENAPKGKRAWYGTFPQLGAPIGFIIANSVFLAIYFALPHPDGPAQRSEEFLAWGWRVPFLFSAVMVIVGLWVRLKLVESETFSKAEKTGAIRKFPLGSVIRGHWRALILGTFIMLATYVLFYLMTSFTLAYGTKPTFEAAQATAEATGAPFDAAAYVPGLGFGFTDFVIMQIVGVIFFGIFTLLSGPVADSIGRRKLLLWVTGVIAVFGLLFAVFLSPQLDPKFTGALVQAFLVLGFMLMGATFGPMGALLPELFPTNVRYTGSAISYNVASILGAAVAPSIATTLWALAGGSTWLVGVYLTGSAVLTFVALWLSKETKDTEYESNFGDASLAR; encoded by the coding sequence ATGTCATCCGCCACCGCGGCTCCCACCGCGCCCGCGAACCCCCGCTCCCGCGTCATCACCGCCAGCCTCGTCGGCACCACGATCGAGTTCTACGACTTCTACGTCTACGCGACCGCCGCGGTGCTGGTCTTCCCGATCCTCTTCTTCCCCAGCGACGACGACACCGCGTCGCTGCTGGCCTCGTTCGCCGTCTTCGGCGCGGCCATGATCGCCCGTCCCATCGGCGCCGTCGTGTTCGGCCACTTCGGCGACAAGTTCGGCCGCAAGGCGACCCTCGTCGCGTCGCTGCTGACGATGGGCATCGCGACCGTCCTCATCGGCTGCCTGCCCACCTTCAACGACATCGGCTGGTGGGCGGCCCTGCTGCTGCTCGTCCTCCGCCTCGCGCAGGGCTTCGCCCTCGGCGGCGAGTGGTCGGGGGCGGCCCTCGTGGCGACGGAGAATGCCCCCAAGGGCAAGCGCGCCTGGTACGGCACGTTCCCGCAGCTGGGCGCGCCGATCGGCTTCATCATCGCCAACTCGGTCTTCCTGGCGATTTACTTCGCCCTGCCGCACCCGGACGGCCCCGCCCAGCGCTCCGAGGAGTTCCTCGCCTGGGGCTGGCGTGTGCCGTTCCTGTTCTCGGCCGTCATGGTCATCGTCGGACTGTGGGTGCGCCTCAAGCTCGTCGAGTCCGAGACGTTCTCGAAGGCCGAGAAGACCGGTGCCATCCGCAAGTTCCCGCTCGGGTCGGTCATCCGCGGCCACTGGCGTGCGCTCATCCTCGGCACGTTCATCATGCTCGCCACGTACGTGCTGTTCTACCTGATGACGAGCTTCACCCTCGCCTACGGCACCAAGCCGACGTTCGAGGCCGCGCAGGCGACCGCCGAGGCGACGGGGGCTCCGTTCGACGCCGCCGCGTACGTGCCGGGCCTCGGGTTCGGCTTCACGGACTTCGTCATCATGCAGATCGTCGGTGTGATCTTCTTCGGCATCTTCACGCTGCTCTCGGGCCCCGTCGCCGACTCCATCGGCCGTCGCAAGCTCCTGCTGTGGGTCACGGGTGTCATCGCGGTCTTCGGCCTGCTGTTCGCCGTCTTCCTCTCGCCGCAGCTCGACCCGAAGTTCACCGGAGCGCTCGTGCAGGCCTTCCTGGTGCTGGGCTTCATGCTCATGGGTGCCACGTTCGGACCGATGGGCGCGCTGCTGCCCGAGCTGTTCCCGACGAACGTCCGCTACACCGGCTCGGCGATCTCGTACAACGTCGCCTCGATCCTCGGCGCCGCCGTGGCACCGAGCATCGCCACCACCCTCTGGGCGCTGGCGGGCGGCTCGACGTGGCTCGTCGGCGTGTATCTCACGGGCTCGGCCGTCCTGACCTTCGTCGCCCTGTGGCTGTCGAAGGAGACCAAGGACACCGAGTACGAGTCCAACTTCGGCGACGCGTCGCTCGCGCGCTGA
- the ribD gene encoding bifunctional diaminohydroxyphosphoribosylaminopyrimidine deaminase/5-amino-6-(5-phosphoribosylamino)uracil reductase RibD, giving the protein MPGITDRETAAMQRAFEIALRGPRGANPQVGAVLLRPDGTVLAEGWHRGAGTPHAEVDALSRISPDDARGATAVVSLEPCNHTGRTGPCAVALIEAGIARVVYAVSDPGDASSGGARRLREAGVDVVGGVLEAAGRELIDGWLTVQRLGRPHVTVKWAQSLDGRAAAADGTSQWITGPAARADVHRRRSEADAIVVGTGTLLADDPALTARRPDGTLYDEQPMPVILGARGIPDDALVQRHPRPLLHRDGENLGGESPNGPSLMTELRELGVQRVFVEGGPTIASAFLRAGLADEILAYVAPTLLGLGADGSDRPALRSLGVETIDQQRRLRVTSVQTLGDDLLIVAAPETSPAEGDA; this is encoded by the coding sequence ATGCCGGGCATCACCGATCGCGAGACCGCGGCGATGCAGCGTGCGTTCGAGATCGCACTGCGCGGTCCCCGCGGCGCGAATCCGCAGGTCGGTGCCGTCTTGCTGCGGCCGGACGGCACGGTGCTCGCCGAGGGCTGGCACCGCGGCGCCGGCACCCCGCACGCCGAGGTCGACGCGCTCTCGCGCATCTCGCCCGACGACGCCCGCGGCGCGACCGCGGTGGTGAGTCTCGAGCCCTGCAACCACACGGGGCGCACCGGCCCGTGCGCCGTCGCCCTCATCGAGGCGGGCATCGCCCGCGTCGTCTACGCCGTGTCGGATCCGGGCGACGCGTCCTCGGGCGGCGCCCGCCGCCTGCGCGAGGCCGGCGTCGACGTCGTCGGCGGCGTCCTCGAGGCCGCGGGCCGGGAGCTCATCGACGGGTGGCTGACCGTGCAGCGCCTCGGCCGACCGCATGTGACGGTCAAGTGGGCGCAGTCGCTCGACGGCCGGGCCGCGGCGGCAGACGGCACGAGCCAATGGATCACCGGTCCTGCCGCGCGGGCCGACGTGCATCGGCGGCGCAGCGAGGCGGACGCCATCGTCGTGGGCACGGGCACGCTCCTCGCGGACGACCCCGCCCTCACCGCCCGCCGCCCCGACGGCACGCTCTACGACGAGCAGCCGATGCCCGTGATCCTCGGCGCGCGCGGCATCCCGGACGACGCGCTCGTGCAGCGGCATCCGCGCCCCCTGCTGCACCGTGACGGCGAGAACCTCGGGGGCGAGAGCCCGAACGGACCCTCGCTCATGACCGAACTGCGCGAGCTCGGAGTGCAGCGCGTGTTCGTCGAGGGCGGCCCGACGATCGCGAGCGCGTTCCTGCGCGCGGGGCTCGCCGATGAGATCCTCGCCTACGTCGCGCCGACGCTGCTCGGGCTCGGTGCCGATGGCTCCGACCGTCCCGCGCTGCGCTCGCTCGGCGTCGAGACGATCGACCAGCAGCGCCGCCTGCGAGTGACATCCGTTCAGACGCTCGGCGACGATCTGCTGATCGTCGCCGCCCCCGAGACATCCCCGGCAGAAGGAGACGCCTGA
- a CDS encoding ABC transporter ATP-binding protein: MPESVISARGLRKTYAVKGKPDFVAVDDLSFEVAPGESFGLLGPNGAGKSTTMKMIGAVSTRTDGDLQILGLDPDRYGPEIRSRLGVVPQQDNLDGELNARENLYIYGRYFGLPGKVCHEKADELLAFAQLEDKAKNKVDQLSGGMKRRLTIARGLINDPRILLLDEPTTGLDPQARHVLWDRLFRLKERGTTLVLTTHYMDEAEQLCDRLIVVDKGRIMAEGTPASLIREHSSREVLEVRFGSDRNESAAAQLRGIGDRVEVLPDRILVYAHDGEAALERVSAAGLTPLTSLVRRSSLEDVFLRLTGRSLIE, from the coding sequence GTGCCAGAATCCGTCATCTCCGCCCGTGGGCTGCGCAAGACGTACGCCGTCAAGGGCAAGCCCGATTTCGTCGCCGTCGATGACCTGTCGTTCGAGGTGGCGCCCGGTGAGTCGTTCGGTCTGCTCGGTCCCAACGGCGCCGGCAAGTCGACGACGATGAAGATGATCGGGGCCGTCTCCACCCGCACGGACGGCGACCTGCAGATCCTCGGGCTCGATCCCGACCGCTACGGCCCCGAGATCCGGTCCCGGCTGGGCGTGGTGCCGCAGCAGGACAACCTCGACGGCGAGCTCAACGCCCGCGAGAACCTCTACATCTACGGGCGCTACTTCGGTCTGCCGGGCAAGGTGTGCCACGAGAAGGCGGACGAGCTGCTGGCGTTCGCGCAGCTCGAAGACAAGGCCAAGAACAAGGTCGACCAGCTCTCGGGCGGCATGAAGCGGCGCCTCACGATCGCCCGCGGCCTCATCAACGACCCGCGCATCCTCCTGCTCGACGAGCCGACGACGGGTCTCGACCCCCAAGCCCGGCACGTGCTGTGGGACCGCCTGTTCCGCCTCAAGGAGCGCGGCACGACGCTCGTGCTCACGACGCACTACATGGACGAGGCCGAGCAGCTGTGCGATCGGCTCATCGTGGTCGACAAGGGCCGCATCATGGCCGAGGGGACGCCCGCCTCCCTCATCCGCGAGCACTCGAGCCGCGAGGTGCTCGAGGTGCGCTTCGGCTCCGACCGCAACGAGTCTGCGGCCGCGCAGCTCCGGGGCATCGGTGATCGCGTCGAGGTGCTGCCCGACCGCATCCTCGTCTACGCGCACGACGGCGAGGCGGCCCTCGAGCGCGTGTCCGCGGCGGGGCTTACGCCGCTCACGAGCCTCGTGCGCCGCTCGAGCCTCGAAGACGTCTTCCTGCGCCTGACCGGACGGTCGCTGATCGAATGA
- a CDS encoding NADP-dependent oxidoreductase: MRKVTEAVVVEYDEPGGPEVLRLVKRPLPEPGPGEVTVEVITMGLNHIDGFVRSGAEKEWDDPYPRRSGSCFAGTVVAAGPGTGGFPVGADVVGHLRAGAHASHVTVAVDRLVRKPRAVTFETAGGLYLAGTTALDILDELKIGADDTVVISAAAGGVGSIEAQIAMHRGARVIGTCGERNFDYLRQLGVKPVRYGEGIVERIRALAPGGVTAFIDNFGQDGHEIAEALGVPAGRFRSSADRRDREVALLSDSSDAVAHGTTQLRKVVELAEKRVVSPLVSGFYPLADVTEAYDDLQKLHSRGKVVLATHPVNPRRIRKAREVIEA; this comes from the coding sequence ATGAGAAAAGTCACCGAGGCGGTGGTCGTCGAGTACGACGAGCCCGGAGGTCCCGAGGTCCTGCGTCTGGTGAAGCGACCGCTGCCGGAGCCCGGGCCCGGCGAGGTGACGGTCGAGGTCATCACGATGGGGCTCAACCACATCGACGGGTTCGTGCGATCCGGAGCCGAGAAGGAGTGGGACGATCCCTATCCGCGACGCTCGGGCAGCTGCTTCGCCGGCACCGTCGTCGCTGCAGGCCCGGGCACCGGTGGATTCCCCGTCGGCGCCGATGTCGTCGGTCACCTGCGGGCGGGCGCGCACGCGAGCCACGTCACGGTCGCGGTGGACCGACTGGTGCGCAAGCCTCGCGCCGTGACCTTCGAGACCGCGGGCGGGCTGTATCTCGCGGGCACCACGGCGCTCGACATCCTCGACGAGCTCAAGATCGGCGCCGACGACACCGTCGTCATCTCGGCGGCCGCCGGTGGCGTCGGCAGCATCGAGGCGCAGATCGCAATGCACCGCGGCGCCCGCGTCATCGGCACGTGCGGCGAGCGCAACTTCGACTATCTGCGCCAGCTCGGCGTCAAGCCGGTTCGCTACGGCGAGGGGATCGTCGAGCGCATCCGCGCACTCGCGCCCGGGGGCGTGACAGCGTTCATCGACAACTTCGGGCAGGACGGGCACGAAATAGCGGAGGCTCTCGGCGTGCCCGCGGGACGGTTCCGTTCGAGCGCCGACCGTCGTGATCGCGAGGTCGCGCTGCTCTCCGACAGCTCGGACGCCGTCGCCCACGGCACGACGCAGCTGCGAAAGGTCGTCGAGCTCGCCGAGAAGCGGGTCGTCTCGCCGCTCGTCTCGGGCTTCTACCCGCTCGCCGATGTCACCGAGGCGTACGACGACCTTCAGAAGCTGCATTCCCGGGGCAAGGTCGTGCTCGCCACGCACCCCGTGAACCCTCGGCGGATCCGCAAGGCCCGCGAGGTCATCGAGGCGTGA
- a CDS encoding ABC transporter permease — translation MSTRTAHPTLDELRAEALAGGRRPRRYGTWYVAEHMIRAMRAYGWTIVVGAVGQPIMYLLGLAVGLAALITAPIASHGQEVGYLPFVAPALLVTAAIAVASEEMTYPVMAGFKWRRYFYGFNASALSSPQIANGVIIGATARMIVAVSAYYLFIWLLPFGAVPNPATGWLSVLAGVAAGVAFGIPLMAYAGSIQDDKGQFALVQRFIFMPMFLFSGTFYPVETLPVGLQWIAWISPLWHGAELGRAATYGADIGAGMIAVHVLYLLALAAVGYLWGRRVFTERLAK, via the coding sequence ATGAGCACGCGAACCGCACACCCCACGCTCGACGAGCTGCGCGCCGAGGCGCTCGCCGGCGGGCGCCGGCCCCGGCGCTACGGCACCTGGTACGTCGCCGAGCACATGATCCGCGCCATGCGCGCCTACGGCTGGACGATCGTCGTCGGCGCCGTCGGGCAGCCGATCATGTATCTGCTCGGGCTCGCGGTCGGCCTCGCGGCCCTCATCACCGCGCCGATCGCCTCTCACGGGCAAGAGGTCGGCTATCTGCCGTTCGTCGCGCCGGCGCTGCTGGTGACCGCGGCGATCGCCGTGGCCTCCGAGGAGATGACCTATCCGGTGATGGCGGGCTTCAAGTGGCGCCGCTACTTCTACGGATTCAACGCGTCGGCGCTGTCGAGCCCCCAGATCGCGAACGGCGTCATCATCGGGGCCACGGCGCGGATGATCGTCGCCGTCTCCGCCTACTACCTCTTCATCTGGCTCCTGCCCTTCGGGGCTGTGCCGAATCCCGCCACGGGGTGGCTGTCGGTTCTCGCGGGCGTTGCGGCCGGGGTCGCCTTCGGCATCCCGCTCATGGCATACGCCGGGTCGATCCAGGACGATAAGGGGCAGTTCGCTCTCGTGCAGCGCTTCATCTTCATGCCGATGTTCCTCTTCTCGGGCACGTTCTACCCCGTGGAGACCCTCCCGGTCGGCCTGCAGTGGATCGCGTGGATCTCGCCGCTGTGGCACGGCGCCGAGCTGGGGCGTGCGGCGACCTACGGAGCCGACATCGGTGCCGGGATGATCGCCGTGCACGTGCTCTACCTGCTCGCGCTCGCCGCCGTCGGGTACCTCTGGGGCCGGCGCGTCTTCACCGAGAGGCTCGCGAAATGA
- a CDS encoding ABC transporter permease: protein MSAVIERGAPAGRRGGVRALWAGNPGAVVQRGLIAARSSSWIVVLSGFFEPVFYLASLGIGLGALIGEVETSSGAEVPYAAYIAPALLAVSAMNGAVYDSTWNVFFKLNYGKLYEGMLSTSLGPLDVALGEILYALLRGLVYATGFMIIMQVLGLNLAWTAVLALPAVLLIAFGFASVGMAVTSYMKTFQHMDWINFVLLPMFLFSATFYPITVYPEWVQVIVQALPLWHGVELIRGLTTGILSAGMLWHVLYFVVMIALGLVFTTKRLRALFLD from the coding sequence ATGAGCGCCGTGATCGAGCGGGGCGCACCGGCCGGACGGCGCGGCGGCGTGCGGGCGCTGTGGGCGGGCAACCCGGGGGCGGTCGTGCAGCGCGGTCTCATCGCGGCGCGCTCGTCGAGCTGGATCGTCGTGCTCTCGGGCTTCTTCGAGCCCGTGTTCTACCTCGCGTCTCTCGGCATCGGGCTCGGCGCCCTCATCGGCGAGGTCGAGACGTCCTCGGGTGCCGAGGTGCCGTATGCGGCGTACATCGCCCCCGCGCTGCTGGCCGTCTCGGCGATGAACGGCGCGGTCTACGACTCGACGTGGAACGTCTTCTTCAAGCTCAACTACGGCAAGCTCTATGAGGGGATGCTGTCGACGTCGCTCGGTCCGCTCGACGTCGCTCTCGGCGAGATCCTGTACGCCCTCCTGCGGGGCCTGGTCTACGCCACGGGATTCATGATCATCATGCAGGTGCTCGGCCTCAATCTCGCGTGGACCGCCGTGCTCGCACTCCCGGCCGTGCTGCTCATCGCCTTCGGGTTCGCGAGCGTCGGCATGGCCGTCACGAGCTACATGAAGACGTTCCAGCACATGGACTGGATCAACTTCGTCCTGTTGCCGATGTTTCTGTTCTCGGCGACGTTCTACCCCATCACGGTGTACCCCGAGTGGGTGCAGGTCATCGTCCAGGCGCTCCCGCTGTGGCACGGTGTCGAGCTCATCCGCGGCCTGACGACCGGCATCCTCTCCGCCGGGATGCTCTGGCACGTGCTCTACTTCGTCGTGATGATCGCGCTCGGTCTCGTCTTCACCACCAAGCGGCTGCGGGCGCTCTTCCTCGACTGA
- a CDS encoding riboflavin synthase, with the protein MFTGIIEELGEVIATDPSGDGVRITVRAPKAVSDAAHGDSIAVSGVCLTVVDQGADWFTADVMRQTLDVSSLAGVAPGRAVNLERALAAHTRLGGHIVQGHVDGLGRVLEVRPGEQWRVLRISLPLDLAPLVVDKGSITVDGVSLTVSAVSPADTAEQWFEVSLIPETLAATTLGDRAAADTVNLETDILARHVQRLLAFTSPVSNEGGSR; encoded by the coding sequence ATGTTCACCGGAATCATCGAAGAGCTCGGCGAGGTCATCGCGACCGACCCGTCCGGCGACGGCGTGCGGATCACCGTGCGCGCGCCGAAGGCGGTGTCGGATGCCGCCCACGGCGACTCCATCGCCGTCAGCGGCGTCTGCCTCACCGTCGTCGACCAGGGCGCCGACTGGTTCACCGCCGATGTCATGCGTCAGACCCTCGACGTCTCGAGCCTTGCCGGGGTCGCGCCCGGCCGGGCCGTGAACCTCGAGCGCGCGCTCGCGGCGCACACGCGCCTCGGCGGCCACATCGTGCAGGGCCACGTCGACGGACTGGGCCGCGTGCTCGAGGTCCGTCCCGGCGAGCAGTGGCGCGTGCTGCGCATCTCGCTGCCCCTCGACCTGGCACCGCTGGTCGTCGACAAGGGGTCGATCACGGTCGACGGCGTCTCGCTGACCGTGAGCGCGGTGAGCCCCGCCGACACGGCCGAGCAGTGGTTCGAGGTCTCGCTCATCCCCGAGACCCTCGCCGCGACGACCCTCGGCGACCGCGCCGCGGCTGACACCGTCAACCTCGAGACCGACATCCTGGCCCGTCACGTCCAGCGGCTGCTGGCATTCACCTCACCCGTTTCGAACGAAGGAGGCTCGCGATGA
- the ribH gene encoding 6,7-dimethyl-8-ribityllumazine synthase: protein MSGHGAPDRQPIDASDLKVVVVAGEWHDVISDGLIAGAERVLEESGAAWRLVRVPGSFELPVVAKAALDAGADAVVALGVIIRGGTPHFDFVSSAATDGLTRVALDTGKPVGFGVLTLDDEAQGIDRAGLPGSKEDKGAEAADAALRTALTLRSLRG from the coding sequence ATGAGCGGACACGGAGCCCCCGATCGGCAGCCCATCGACGCGAGCGACCTGAAGGTCGTCGTCGTCGCGGGTGAATGGCACGACGTCATCAGCGACGGCCTCATCGCGGGCGCCGAACGCGTGCTCGAGGAGTCCGGCGCGGCCTGGCGACTCGTGCGCGTGCCCGGCTCGTTCGAGCTGCCCGTCGTGGCCAAGGCGGCGCTCGATGCCGGCGCCGACGCCGTCGTCGCTCTCGGTGTGATCATCCGCGGCGGCACGCCCCACTTCGACTTCGTCTCGTCGGCGGCGACCGACGGGCTCACCCGCGTCGCGCTCGACACCGGAAAGCCCGTCGGGTTCGGCGTGCTCACGCTCGACGACGAGGCGCAGGGAATCGATCGCGCCGGGCTCCCCGGCTCGAAGGAGGACAAGGGGGCCGAGGCCGCCGATGCCGCGCTGCGCACCGCACTGACGCTGCGTTCGCTGCGCGGCTGA
- the ribA gene encoding GTP cyclohydrolase II has product MSLSPLSAALDALRAGKPIIVADDENRENEGDVILSAALATPEWIAWTVRHSSGFICAPMPAEWADRLDLPPMVETNEDARGTAYTVSVDAAEGVTTGISAADRARTLTVLADPASTPSSVIRPGHILPLRAVDGGVRERSGHTEAAVELMRLAGLEPVGAIAEIVAEDGSMMRMPGLLELGARDGIPVITIEQLIAHLNEVDPRPTSAEAAHRRRVSLRAEAQVPTSHGTFRFLAYKDRITGTDHIAVVSGDLTGGAPLVRVHSECLTGEAFGSLKCECGPQLDAALDAIDRDGGIVIYMRGHEGRGIGLINKLRAYQLQERGLDTLDANLALGLPADARDYAAAAGILADLGVDSIRLLTNNSDKVSQLRALGLDIAEQVPLLVGVGANNHQYLATKRARMGHIIDEAELDAALARGGAPADQTIDDRQNSENIA; this is encoded by the coding sequence ATGAGCCTTTCTCCCCTGTCCGCCGCGCTCGACGCGCTGCGCGCCGGCAAGCCGATCATCGTCGCGGACGATGAGAACCGCGAGAACGAAGGCGACGTCATCCTGTCGGCAGCCCTCGCGACCCCCGAATGGATCGCCTGGACCGTGCGGCACTCGAGCGGCTTCATCTGCGCGCCCATGCCGGCCGAGTGGGCCGACCGCCTCGACCTGCCGCCGATGGTCGAGACGAACGAGGATGCCCGCGGCACGGCGTACACCGTCTCGGTGGATGCCGCCGAGGGCGTGACGACGGGCATCAGCGCCGCCGACCGTGCACGGACGCTCACGGTTCTCGCCGACCCCGCGTCGACTCCGAGCAGTGTCATCCGCCCGGGTCACATCCTGCCGCTGCGCGCCGTCGACGGCGGCGTGCGCGAGCGCAGCGGCCACACCGAGGCCGCCGTCGAGCTCATGCGACTGGCCGGCCTCGAACCGGTCGGCGCGATCGCCGAGATCGTCGCCGAGGACGGCTCGATGATGCGGATGCCGGGGCTGCTCGAGCTCGGCGCCCGCGACGGCATCCCGGTGATCACGATCGAGCAGCTCATCGCCCACCTGAACGAGGTCGACCCGCGCCCGACCAGCGCCGAGGCGGCGCACCGTCGGCGCGTGAGTCTGCGCGCCGAGGCTCAGGTGCCCACGTCCCACGGCACGTTCCGCTTCCTCGCCTACAAGGACCGCATCACGGGCACCGACCACATCGCGGTCGTCTCGGGCGATCTCACCGGCGGCGCCCCGCTCGTGCGCGTGCACTCCGAGTGCCTGACCGGCGAGGCCTTCGGGTCGCTGAAGTGCGAGTGCGGTCCGCAGCTCGATGCCGCTCTCGACGCGATCGACCGCGACGGCGGCATCGTCATCTACATGCGCGGACACGAGGGCCGCGGCATCGGTCTGATCAACAAGCTGCGCGCGTACCAGCTGCAGGAGCGCGGCCTCGACACGCTCGACGCGAACCTCGCGCTGGGCCTGCCCGCTGACGCGCGCGACTACGCGGCGGCCGCCGGCATCCTGGCCGATCTCGGTGTCGACAGCATCCGCCTGCTGACGAACAACTCCGACAAGGTGTCGCAGCTGCGTGCGCTCGGGCTCGACATCGCCGAGCAGGTGCCGCTGCTGGTGGGCGTGGGCGCCAACAACCACCAGTACCTGGCGACCAAGCGCGCCCGCATGGGGCACATCATCGACGAGGCCGAGCTCGACGCCGCCCTCGCCCGCGGCGGGGCGCCCGCCGACCAGACCATCGACGACCGACAGAACTCGGAGAACATCGCATGA